The bacterium genome has a window encoding:
- a CDS encoding DUF4416 family protein translates to MQPVQYFFGIIYAPTVPVENIKNIISDAFGVLDDYFEEFLFDKTSYYAPEMGENLKKAFFSLKNTKIPYKIAEFKESSIVLEREFFTEKGKRLVNIDPGYLDLTKIVLASTKYGGHKIALSNTMYADMVMEYYKGEFRGFDWTFPDFKSGMYDGYFKRLRELYRGKVKGEAFSSF, encoded by the coding sequence ATGCAGCCGGTTCAATACTTTTTTGGAATCATTTACGCCCCAACAGTTCCTGTTGAGAACATAAAAAACATCATTTCGGATGCATTTGGGGTTTTAGACGATTATTTTGAGGAGTTTTTGTTTGATAAAACCAGTTATTACGCGCCAGAAATGGGTGAAAATCTTAAAAAAGCGTTTTTTTCATTAAAAAATACAAAAATTCCTTATAAAATAGCAGAATTTAAGGAAAGTTCTATTGTTTTAGAGCGAGAATTCTTTACTGAGAAGGGTAAAAGATTAGTAAATATCGATCCCGGTTATCTCGATTTAACCAAAATAGTGCTCGCTTCAACCAAATATGGGGGTCATAAAATTGCCCTTTCCAATACTATGTATGCCGATATGGTGATGGAATATTACAAGGGTGAATTTAGGGGTTTTGACTGGACCTTTCCAGACTTTAAAAGCGGGATGTATGATGGGTATTTTAAGCGCTTAAGGGAGTTGTATCGGGGGAAGGTGAAGGGTGAGGCGTTTTCTTCATTTTAA
- a CDS encoding HAD hydrolase-like protein: MAEKKKIFLWDIDGTLLLTGGAGVVAFERVFESLFGKKNIWDNINPDGRTDPSIVDEIFEKNFGKKASAEEQENIKNLYNKIMAEELPRSPRFRIMPMASEIIASLFSQKNTYLGLATGNYKETAFNKLKQGGFNTHAFLFGGYGCDAYERIDLTRLAHKRALQHVGEDSETYLIGDTVHDVRCGKAIGATVVAVCTGSTPRAQLEAENPHVVLDTLENFPY; the protein is encoded by the coding sequence ATGGCAGAGAAGAAAAAAATATTTTTGTGGGATATTGATGGAACGCTTCTCTTAACCGGTGGCGCAGGAGTGGTGGCCTTTGAGCGGGTTTTTGAGAGCTTGTTTGGTAAGAAAAATATTTGGGATAATATTAATCCCGACGGACGTACCGATCCGTCTATTGTGGATGAGATTTTTGAAAAGAATTTTGGGAAAAAAGCCTCGGCAGAAGAGCAGGAAAATATAAAAAACTTGTATAACAAAATAATGGCCGAAGAATTGCCCCGCTCACCACGTTTTCGTATTATGCCTATGGCATCCGAAATTATTGCCTCACTATTTTCACAAAAAAATACGTACTTGGGACTGGCCACCGGCAATTATAAAGAAACAGCGTTTAATAAATTAAAGCAGGGTGGTTTTAATACCCATGCTTTCTTGTTTGGTGGTTATGGCTGTGATGCGTATGAACGTATTGATTTAACACGGCTAGCCCATAAAAGAGCGCTGCAGCATGTAGGTGAAGATTCAGAAACATATTTAATTGGCGATACTGTTCACGATGTGCGTTGTGGTAAGGCTATTGGCGCTACTGTAGTGGCCGTGTGTACCGGATCTACCCCGCGCGCTCAACTTGAAGCCGAAAATCCGCATGTGGTGTTAGATACTCTCGAAAACTTCCCGTATTAA
- a CDS encoding AbrB/MazE/SpoVT family DNA-binding domain-containing protein, whose product MTYTQVSQKFQIVIPKEIRNKLSLKPKQKLMILEKNGVIYMAPDVALSKTFGLFKNSRLTSANLRDKKDRV is encoded by the coding sequence ATGACATATACCCAAGTTTCTCAAAAATTTCAAATTGTGATCCCGAAGGAAATTAGGAATAAACTTTCTTTAAAGCCAAAGCAAAAACTTATGATTTTAGAAAAAAACGGGGTTATTTATATGGCCCCTGACGTTGCCCTTTCTAAAACTTTTGGTCTTTTTAAAAATTCCCGTCTCACGTCCGCCAATTTACGTGATAAGAAAGATCGCGTATGA
- a CDS encoding type II toxin-antitoxin system VapC family toxin — translation MNVVLDSSVWIEILLGSKTGEKAKHYLKTPKNLYVPSLVLYEVYKKIKKTLDEEKAFYAVSLMKKGSVVDLNEGLAIEAADLALKYDLAMADAIVYGTAQVSEARLVTADYDFHGLPNVDILK, via the coding sequence ATGAATGTTGTGCTGGATTCATCGGTATGGATAGAAATTCTTCTGGGATCAAAGACGGGTGAGAAAGCAAAGCACTATCTTAAAACTCCCAAAAATCTCTATGTGCCTTCTCTTGTGTTGTATGAGGTATATAAAAAAATAAAAAAAACATTGGATGAAGAAAAAGCTTTTTACGCGGTCAGCCTTATGAAAAAAGGCTCTGTAGTAGATTTGAACGAAGGTTTAGCCATTGAAGCGGCTGATTTGGCGCTTAAATATGATTTGGCTATGGCTGACGCCATTGTTTACGGAACAGCTCAAGTAAGCGAAGCCCGTTTAGTGACAGCCGATTATGATTTTCATGGGTTGCCCAATGTTGATATTTTGAAATGA
- a CDS encoding inositol monophosphatase, translated as MTTYLDAAIDAATMAGDYQITRLGTEVNVEYKGAINLVTEVDKACEKMIIERLLKEFPHHSILAEEGGETKQKSDYKWIIDPLDGTTNYAHGYPLFCVSIGLEYGGEIVAGVVYDPNRKELFTAELGSGSFVNGKKMQVSKAPNVGKSMLSTGFAYNIREKVDNNLDHFRKMILQAQAVRRDGVAAIDLCYVAAGRYDGFWELDLFAWDVAAGGLMIHEAGGKVTRFDGTPATVYDRQIAASNGLIHDELVGLLVGV; from the coding sequence ATGACAACCTATTTAGATGCCGCTATTGATGCGGCTACAATGGCAGGTGATTATCAAATAACGCGCCTTGGTACTGAAGTGAACGTAGAATATAAAGGTGCCATTAACTTGGTTACCGAGGTGGATAAGGCCTGCGAAAAAATGATTATTGAGCGCTTGCTTAAAGAATTTCCTCATCATTCCATTTTGGCCGAAGAAGGGGGCGAAACTAAACAAAAATCCGATTATAAATGGATTATTGATCCCCTTGATGGCACCACCAATTATGCCCATGGTTATCCCCTTTTTTGTGTATCCATAGGTCTTGAATACGGCGGTGAAATTGTAGCCGGAGTGGTGTATGATCCTAATAGAAAAGAATTGTTTACCGCCGAACTTGGTAGCGGCAGTTTTGTAAACGGTAAAAAAATGCAGGTATCAAAGGCTCCAAATGTAGGCAAAAGTATGCTTTCCACCGGATTTGCCTACAATATACGCGAAAAAGTAGACAATAACCTCGATCATTTTAGAAAAATGATCTTACAGGCCCAAGCAGTACGGCGTGACGGAGTGGCGGCCATCGATTTATGTTATGTGGCAGCGGGTCGGTACGATGGATTTTGGGAGCTCGATCTTTTTGCGTGGGATGTGGCGGCAGGTGGCCTTATGATCCATGAAGCGGGCGGAAAAGTGACGCGCTTTGATGGAACACCTGCTACAGTGTATGATCGGCAGATTGCCGCCAGTAATGGCTTGATTCATGATGAACTTGTGGGGTTGTTAGTGGGAGTATAG
- the queA gene encoding tRNA preQ1(34) S-adenosylmethionine ribosyltransferase-isomerase QueA, whose translation MYSLKDYSYFYPPHLVAQHPLESRDASRMLVVNKQQKNFTDSFFKDLPNFLNEGDLLVFNNSKVFPCRLIGKKETGGNVEIFLINEIKSLTWTCLVHASKRLAEGTKIIFDHNFTGTLLEDNGRVRTILFDTQKPVMEWLSHIGHIPLPPYIKRADDKKTDTERYQTIYAQKTGSLAAPTAGFHFNEAMMETLKTKKIETAFITLHVGLGTFLPIKSDDIRDHAMHGESYEISEETVAQIRNTKKDNKKVVVVGTTAMRALESAASDKVQIKAGPGYTEKFIYPPYEFKVADALFTNFHQPESTLLVLVSAFAGRDFILSAYQHAVTKEYRLFSYGDCMLII comes from the coding sequence ATGTACTCCCTTAAAGACTATTCCTATTTTTATCCGCCTCATTTGGTGGCGCAACATCCCTTAGAAAGTCGTGATGCCTCGCGTATGCTTGTTGTGAATAAGCAGCAAAAAAATTTTACCGATTCATTTTTTAAAGATTTGCCCAATTTTTTAAATGAAGGTGATCTTCTTGTTTTTAACAACTCTAAAGTATTTCCCTGCCGCTTGATTGGTAAAAAAGAAACCGGAGGCAATGTTGAGATTTTTTTAATTAACGAAATAAAATCTCTTACCTGGACGTGCCTGGTGCATGCATCCAAGCGACTAGCCGAAGGAACTAAAATTATTTTTGATCATAATTTTACCGGAACATTGCTAGAGGATAATGGACGTGTAAGAACTATATTGTTTGATACTCAAAAGCCTGTGATGGAATGGCTATCCCATATTGGTCATATCCCGCTGCCGCCTTATATTAAAAGAGCTGATGATAAAAAAACAGATACCGAACGTTATCAAACTATTTATGCTCAAAAAACGGGTTCGCTAGCAGCTCCCACAGCCGGTTTTCATTTTAACGAAGCGATGATGGAAACGCTCAAGACAAAAAAAATTGAAACTGCTTTTATTACATTACATGTGGGTTTGGGCACTTTTTTGCCTATAAAAAGTGATGATATTCGTGACCATGCCATGCACGGTGAAAGTTACGAAATTAGCGAAGAAACAGTAGCTCAAATTAGAAACACTAAAAAAGATAATAAAAAAGTGGTGGTGGTAGGTACTACAGCCATGCGGGCATTGGAATCGGCAGCTTCCGATAAAGTTCAAATAAAAGCGGGACCTGGTTATACCGAAAAATTTATTTATCCGCCCTATGAGTTTAAAGTGGCCGATGCTCTTTTTACCAATTTTCATCAGCCCGAATCTACACTGCTGGTTTTGGTATCTGCTTTTGCAGGGCGTGACTTTATTTTAAGTGCTTATCAGCACGCTGTGACAAAAGAGTACCGTTTGTTCAGTTATGGTGATTGCATGTTAATTATATGA
- a CDS encoding SpoIID/LytB domain-containing protein, with the protein MKKIIILCILASLVSFPAQARKKAKALEVASLETTPPPNTAVALSPLETKKAKSKVDPNEPKIRVKLGGRRHGIKTIPIETYLAGVIGNEMNRNWPREALKAQTVAARSYALHQMDQAKKDGRNYDIVTTQADQVFRMKDIKNAYLKSVVDETRGIVLYKNDEVVEAFYSSTCGGKTRSARMASLSYKDYCQNVSTDSYCRYSPHRHWSYTISAFDLGEKLAKKTDTAVGTIKTLKVTKKDSKSGYVQKLVYKGENGSFEVNSSLIRGALGYMNIKSHRYTVKKTGDSFYFSGYGFGHGVGMCQFGAKEMASENKTYDAILAKYYPNVELKKLY; encoded by the coding sequence ATGAAAAAAATTATCATTTTATGTATTTTAGCCTCACTTGTGTCATTTCCAGCCCAAGCACGTAAAAAGGCAAAAGCGCTCGAAGTGGCTTCACTTGAAACAACACCTCCTCCTAATACGGCTGTGGCCTTGTCGCCGCTTGAAACTAAAAAAGCAAAATCCAAGGTTGATCCTAATGAACCCAAAATACGTGTGAAACTGGGTGGGCGTCGCCATGGAATTAAAACTATCCCTATTGAAACTTATTTGGCTGGTGTGATTGGCAATGAAATGAATCGCAATTGGCCAAGGGAAGCCTTAAAAGCGCAAACGGTAGCCGCTAGATCTTATGCTCTCCATCAGATGGATCAGGCTAAAAAAGATGGGCGCAATTATGATATTGTCACCACTCAGGCCGATCAGGTTTTTAGAATGAAAGATATTAAAAATGCCTATTTAAAAAGTGTGGTTGATGAAACACGAGGTATAGTTCTTTACAAAAATGATGAAGTTGTAGAGGCTTTTTATTCATCTACCTGTGGTGGTAAAACACGTTCGGCCCGTATGGCTTCTTTATCCTATAAAGATTATTGCCAAAATGTATCCACCGATTCGTACTGTCGTTATTCTCCCCATCGCCATTGGAGTTATACGATTAGTGCTTTTGATCTAGGTGAAAAATTGGCGAAAAAAACGGATACCGCAGTAGGCACAATTAAAACACTCAAGGTTACCAAAAAAGATTCTAAATCGGGCTATGTACAAAAGCTGGTTTATAAAGGTGAAAACGGTTCCTTTGAAGTTAATTCGTCGCTTATTCGCGGTGCCTTAGGTTATATGAATATTAAAAGCCATCGATATACTGTTAAAAAAACGGGGGACAGTTTTTATTTTAGTGGTTATGGTTTTGGCCATGGCGTAGGGATGTGTCAGTTTGGCGCCAAGGAAATGGCTTCTGAAAATAAAACCTACGATGCTATTTTGGCAAAATATTATCCTAATGTGGAATTAAAGAAGTTGTACTAA
- a CDS encoding alpha/beta hydrolase: MPSKYKVIQKTFKSFDDTEIGYQVVGNGSEVIFLFNGLGGNITAWMPLINAFGENYKFVTWDYRGLFKSKPPKDIKKLRIEDHVRDAEILIEKEKIKKARVVGWSMGVQVALEYYRDHASFYESMVLMNGTYGFPFDTALNSPILKYILPTVNDLAKKIAPKIQPTIMPIAHKVMDSEAFMELVIKLGLVHANLDRAVFKDVAKDMVTCDLLMYHEILTHLSEHDASNVLPKVKVPVLVIGGGEDRLTPVVTAEKMAHKISTSELLIIPNGTHYSILEFPDIINLRVKQFWDEKR; encoded by the coding sequence ATGCCCTCAAAATATAAAGTAATTCAAAAAACATTTAAAAGTTTTGACGATACCGAAATTGGTTACCAAGTAGTGGGAAATGGTAGCGAGGTGATTTTTTTATTTAATGGTCTTGGTGGCAATATCACGGCATGGATGCCGCTCATTAATGCATTTGGAGAAAATTATAAATTTGTAACCTGGGATTACCGCGGGCTTTTTAAATCAAAACCACCCAAAGATATTAAAAAATTGCGCATTGAAGACCATGTGCGTGATGCCGAAATTTTAATTGAGAAAGAAAAAATTAAAAAAGCGCGTGTGGTAGGTTGGTCGATGGGTGTGCAGGTGGCACTGGAGTATTATCGTGACCACGCCAGCTTTTATGAGTCGATGGTTTTGATGAACGGTACATACGGTTTCCCGTTTGATACGGCACTTAATAGCCCAATACTTAAATATATTTTGCCCACGGTAAACGATTTAGCTAAAAAAATTGCACCTAAAATACAGCCCACCATTATGCCTATTGCACACAAGGTGATGGATAGTGAAGCCTTTATGGAATTGGTAATTAAACTGGGCTTAGTGCATGCCAATTTGGACCGTGCTGTTTTTAAGGATGTTGCCAAAGATATGGTAACCTGTGATTTGCTTATGTATCACGAAATTTTAACACATTTATCAGAGCACGATGCTAGTAACGTATTGCCCAAGGTTAAGGTTCCGGTTTTGGTTATTGGTGGCGGAGAAGACCGCTTAACACCTGTGGTAACGGCCGAAAAAATGGCTCATAAAATTTCTACATCCGAGTTACTGATTATTCCCAACGGAACGCATTATTCCATTTTGGAATTTCCCGATATCATCAATTTAAGAGTGAAACAGTTTTGGGATGAAAAACGTTAA
- the ispG gene encoding (E)-4-hydroxy-3-methylbut-2-enyl-diphosphate synthase: protein MAMPCMVKPISYNRRKTHPVWVGGIAVGGSFPIRVQSMCTSDTKNTEAVIREMEGLVQAGCEIIRVTVPTQADCDNLPNIRAAMKARGIKVPLVADIHFTPSIAMQVVEYVDKVRINPGNFVDKKLFKSKEYTDDEYAAELTRIREKFVPLVLKCQEHNVAMRIGTNHGSLSDRIMNRYGDTPLGMVESALEFLRIAEELNYRQIILSMKASNVQVMTEAYRLLASRLDQLGWHYPLHLGVTEAGEGEDGRIKSAIGIGSLLEDGLGDTIRVSLTEDSIYEVPVAYGLVQKYNNLFHDKNDGVFKGDDFHYARRSSSESVVGALGLGSHHPIRVAIAFDASNKEKFEKEYQDYLYDRSGLEMPLEIIEWQADDKTNPQDLVSLINRFHTTGGFRTKPELALVTSCVELIKQAKGFSKIVWLGLDHLTEVKELCKKQNLFLEVRLQESQISNAASLGVSSISLDTKNSVYAYRKLASLLGQTLINITLSSSSLLSLSISGGCLLNDGIGDSICLSGFGDISSTVRLSYNILQGARLRITKTEYISCPSCGRTLFDLQTTTDKIRQVTNHLKGVKIAVMGCIVNGPGEMADADFGYVGTGPKKVSLYVGKDCVERNIPEEEAVGSLVNLIKKHGRWVEEAQL from the coding sequence ATGGCTATGCCTTGTATGGTAAAACCCATTAGTTATAACAGACGCAAAACCCATCCCGTTTGGGTGGGAGGCATTGCCGTTGGGGGCTCTTTTCCCATTCGTGTACAATCCATGTGCACGTCGGACACTAAAAACACCGAAGCGGTTATTCGTGAAATGGAAGGTTTGGTACAAGCCGGATGCGAAATTATTCGTGTGACTGTGCCCACGCAAGCCGATTGTGATAATTTGCCCAATATTCGTGCTGCCATGAAAGCGCGAGGTATTAAGGTGCCGCTGGTGGCCGATATTCACTTTACACCATCCATTGCCATGCAAGTAGTTGAGTATGTAGATAAAGTGCGTATTAACCCCGGTAATTTTGTAGATAAGAAATTATTTAAATCTAAAGAATATACCGATGATGAATATGCCGCAGAACTCACCCGCATTCGCGAAAAATTTGTTCCACTTGTTTTAAAATGCCAAGAACACAATGTTGCCATGCGTATTGGTACTAATCACGGTTCATTGTCGGATCGTATCATGAACCGTTATGGTGATACGCCTCTTGGAATGGTGGAGTCGGCCCTTGAGTTTTTGCGAATTGCCGAAGAACTGAATTACCGCCAAATTATTCTTTCTATGAAAGCCTCTAATGTGCAGGTGATGACCGAGGCGTATCGCTTACTGGCTTCTCGTCTCGACCAATTAGGCTGGCATTATCCTCTCCACCTGGGCGTTACCGAAGCCGGCGAGGGCGAAGATGGTCGCATTAAATCGGCCATTGGTATTGGCAGCCTTTTGGAAGATGGCTTGGGTGATACCATTCGCGTTTCTCTTACAGAAGATTCGATTTACGAAGTGCCCGTGGCCTATGGGTTGGTGCAGAAATATAATAATTTATTTCACGATAAAAACGATGGAGTTTTTAAAGGGGATGATTTTCATTATGCGCGTCGTTCTTCATCCGAAAGCGTCGTTGGTGCTCTTGGCTTAGGTAGCCATCATCCCATCCGTGTGGCAATAGCTTTTGATGCGAGCAATAAAGAAAAATTTGAAAAAGAATATCAAGATTATTTGTACGACAGAAGTGGACTTGAAATGCCGCTTGAAATCATTGAATGGCAGGCGGATGATAAAACCAATCCTCAAGATCTGGTATCTCTCATCAATCGGTTTCATACAACGGGCGGGTTTAGAACAAAGCCGGAGCTGGCTTTGGTTACATCGTGTGTAGAATTAATAAAACAGGCCAAGGGTTTTTCAAAAATTGTGTGGTTAGGTTTAGACCACCTTACAGAAGTTAAAGAGCTTTGCAAAAAACAGAATTTGTTTTTGGAAGTGCGGCTTCAAGAGTCTCAAATAAGTAACGCGGCCTCCCTGGGTGTCTCCAGTATTTCATTAGATACTAAAAATTCTGTTTATGCTTATCGTAAGTTAGCTTCTTTATTGGGCCAAACACTCATCAACATTACTCTTTCTTCTTCGTCTCTTTTATCACTTTCTATTTCTGGCGGGTGTTTGCTAAATGATGGTATTGGTGACTCCATTTGTCTTTCGGGTTTTGGTGATATCTCTTCTACCGTACGTCTTTCTTACAATATTTTACAAGGAGCTCGTCTTCGCATTACCAAAACCGAATATATTTCGTGCCCTTCTTGTGGACGCACCTTGTTTGATTTACAAACTACCACCGATAAAATTAGGCAAGTTACTAATCACTTAAAGGGCGTAAAAATTGCTGTGATGGGTTGTATTGTAAACGGTCCTGGAGAAATGGCCGATGCCGATTTTGGTTATGTGGGTACGGGGCCAAAAAAAGTAAGTTTGTATGTAGGCAAAGATTGTGTAGAACGAAATATTCCCGAGGAGGAAGCAGTAGGTTCCTTGGTAAATCTTATTAAAAAACATGGACGATGGGTGGAGGAAGCTCAGTTATGA
- a CDS encoding L,D-transpeptidase has product MRKILVALFIFLIVGHISNVYAAPKKYLKPIIMLDEDAAAKMKGTRGYWIEVQVPQRRLILAKGDHIIRIFPVAVGQPEYPSPQGWRSIDHVIWNPWWSPPPQSDWVEDATPIKPRSDDNPLGEIKMPLGNLYLIHGTKAVDSIGKWASHGCIRMLFEDIFSLVQLMMSENSKISAVDAMEKANADKSQQFSTPLTSDIPVLLTYNTVKVKGTNVTIYPDFYNREGNRVQTVASKLEPYLEDGQVVSLKRTGAILKNFKDQTINLPLKEFLGKQVEKKEEDENDDKKIEKKKTKKTKKEGDE; this is encoded by the coding sequence ATGAGAAAAATATTAGTCGCGTTATTTATCTTTTTAATAGTTGGCCACATCTCTAATGTTTATGCCGCACCCAAAAAATATTTAAAACCTATCATCATGCTTGATGAAGATGCTGCTGCCAAAATGAAGGGCACCAGAGGATATTGGATTGAAGTACAAGTGCCACAACGTCGACTGATTTTAGCGAAGGGCGATCATATTATCCGTATTTTTCCCGTTGCTGTTGGTCAACCCGAATACCCTTCGCCCCAAGGCTGGCGTTCTATTGATCATGTTATTTGGAATCCATGGTGGAGTCCTCCCCCTCAAAGTGATTGGGTGGAAGATGCTACGCCAATTAAACCTCGCAGCGACGATAATCCATTAGGCGAAATTAAAATGCCTTTGGGAAATCTTTACTTAATTCATGGCACTAAAGCCGTAGATTCTATTGGCAAGTGGGCTTCTCATGGTTGCATACGTATGCTGTTTGAAGATATTTTTTCATTAGTGCAGCTGATGATGAGTGAAAATTCAAAAATATCGGCGGTAGATGCTATGGAAAAAGCTAATGCCGATAAATCGCAACAATTTTCAACCCCACTTACTTCTGATATACCCGTTTTATTAACCTACAATACGGTAAAAGTAAAAGGCACCAATGTGACAATTTACCCCGATTTTTATAATAGAGAAGGAAATCGCGTTCAGACTGTGGCTAGTAAGCTAGAGCCCTATCTGGAAGATGGTCAGGTGGTTAGCTTAAAGCGTACGGGGGCTATTCTCAAAAACTTTAAAGACCAAACAATTAATTTACCCTTAAAAGAATTTTTGGGAAAACAGGTTGAGAAAAAAGAAGAAGACGAAAATGACGATAAAAAAATAGAAAAGAAAAAAACAAAAAAGACCAAAAAAGAGGGGGATGAATGA
- a CDS encoding AAA family ATPase, which yields MDEKQITAIGDDEKARWEKTYDAIVAEIKQSMADFAVDQALARELTSQIVASTRDEEKAALASDEAVAHGLSKLRKNKSGELSQLLEQPYFARVVTEENGRKIEFRLGTASFPDERIIDWRKAPISKLYYDYKEGEEFCETIQGREREGIITLKRAYQGVERVLNVVETSTGTVYWNDGKWNFDDSSLLMSRKAGQDGHLPPILSLITPEQFRLITSDADLPMIIQGVAGSGKTTVALHRLAWLLHPDNSDIKPKNTLVVMLNRSLRNYVETTLPELGIEGVSIKTYYQWVHGLLNNMVGRRPFDDGQIHRTVEQFKSSQVVLELMEKYVASTPHNDDSTDYLSDLFQFYKFILPLPFPGFAKGVVCDHINMLLSKKRTDYLDDTLLLHLIFKRKGYYPVTDRNLHAALDHIVIDECQDFGAAEIGALLNALNEGRTITLVGDRAQKIVMGRNFKSWESFLADIGFKDIKPVSLNVSYRTTDEIMEIAHALRMDDEARPQLSAVRHGPAPRMIKTESPEITPAVVGQWVDERVRESAHSLSCVICRNPKDAKMLTDQLRKMGHTSVRLGYRDQFTFTPGVVVTNVNQVKGLEFRNVLVVEPTSSHYHSSNEEERNLLYVAVTRAEVMLDFVCSGEVSKLLPDFEFVEEVKDPEEGPERPINPDEEFEKSMMEDYGADREEDED from the coding sequence ATGGATGAGAAACAGATTACAGCAATAGGTGATGACGAAAAGGCCCGGTGGGAAAAAACGTACGATGCCATTGTTGCCGAGATTAAACAATCGATGGCCGATTTTGCCGTAGACCAAGCCTTAGCCCGCGAACTCACCAGCCAGATTGTAGCCTCCACCCGTGATGAAGAAAAAGCGGCACTTGCTAGCGACGAAGCGGTAGCTCATGGGCTTTCAAAACTGCGTAAAAATAAATCGGGTGAATTATCACAACTTTTAGAGCAACCATATTTTGCGCGTGTTGTGACCGAGGAAAATGGGCGTAAGATTGAGTTTAGATTAGGAACAGCCAGCTTTCCGGATGAACGTATTATCGATTGGCGAAAAGCTCCCATCAGCAAACTGTATTACGATTATAAAGAAGGGGAAGAATTTTGCGAAACTATCCAGGGCCGTGAGCGTGAAGGAATTATTACTCTCAAAAGGGCCTATCAGGGCGTAGAACGTGTTTTAAATGTTGTTGAAACGTCTACAGGTACTGTTTACTGGAACGATGGCAAATGGAACTTTGATGATTCGTCTCTTTTAATGTCGCGTAAGGCCGGTCAGGATGGTCATTTACCACCCATTTTATCGCTCATTACTCCCGAACAGTTTCGATTGATTACATCGGATGCGGATCTCCCTATGATTATTCAGGGTGTGGCAGGCTCTGGCAAAACAACGGTAGCTTTGCATCGCCTGGCCTGGCTTTTACACCCGGACAATTCGGATATTAAACCCAAAAATACACTGGTGGTGATGCTTAACCGTTCGCTCCGCAATTATGTAGAAACCACCTTACCGGAATTAGGCATCGAAGGGGTGAGCATTAAAACCTATTACCAATGGGTACATGGTTTGCTCAACAATATGGTTGGTCGTCGTCCTTTTGATGATGGACAAATTCATCGTACCGTTGAGCAATTTAAATCGTCGCAAGTTGTTTTGGAATTGATGGAGAAATATGTAGCGAGTACGCCACATAACGACGATAGCACCGATTATTTATCCGATTTGTTCCAGTTCTACAAATTTATTCTGCCACTTCCGTTTCCCGGTTTTGCCAAAGGGGTTGTGTGCGATCACATCAACATGCTCTTGTCCAAAAAAAGAACGGATTATCTGGACGATACGCTTCTTTTGCATCTTATCTTTAAGCGCAAAGGTTATTATCCCGTTACCGATAGAAATTTACATGCGGCCCTCGACCATATCGTGATCGACGAATGTCAGGATTTTGGTGCAGCTGAAATTGGGGCACTACTTAACGCCCTCAATGAGGGCCGGACAATTACGCTTGTCGGTGATCGTGCTCAAAAAATTGTGATGGGACGTAATTTTAAAAGCTGGGAAAGTTTTTTGGCCGACATCGGTTTTAAAGATATAAAACCCGTATCTCTTAATGTTTCATACCGTACCACCGATGAAATTATGGAAATAGCGCATGCTTTGCGCATGGACGATGAAGCGCGTCCGCAACTTTCAGCTGTGCGCCATGGCCCAGCCCCACGTATGATTAAAACAGAATCGCCCGAAATTACACCGGCTGTGGTTGGCCAATGGGTGGATGAACGGGTGCGCGAGAGTGCGCATAGTTTATCGTGTGTTATTTGTCGTAACCCTAAAGATGCAAAAATGCTCACCGATCAATTGCGTAAAATGGGACATACCTCGGTTCGTTTAGGTTACCGTGATCAGTTTACTTTTACCCCGGGTGTTGTGGTTACCAATGTGAATCAGGTAAAAGGTTTGGAATTTCGTAATGTGCTGGTGGTGGAACCTACATCGTCCCATTATCATTCCAGCAACGAAGAAGAACGTAATTTGTTATATGTGGCGGTAACGCGTGCCGAAGTGATGCTTGATTTTGTTTGCTCGGGTGAGGTGAGTAAGCTTCTTCCCGATTTCGAATTTGTAGAAGAAGTAAAAGATCCAGAAGAAGGCCCTGAACGCCCAATTAATCCGGATGAGGAATTTGAGAAGTCGATGATGGAGGATTATGGGGCAGATCGTGAAGAAGACGAGGACTAG